In Nocardia sp. NBC_00403, one DNA window encodes the following:
- a CDS encoding ABC transporter permease produces MAPAESRAYEGRTEILAKVAEFAAPLALVVLWVAFFIATPDFLTTDNIGDLLVASTILTVLALGQQFAITVGGIDLSVGANLPWAAAVLGYLASHGYPMAVAIAAAILSGLAVGVVNGVLIGRLHMTDFVVTLGMLSVLNGITLLLTHGNTEAVSSRFLQRLALDGIGPVRWFWLMALVAALVVAGIIFRTRIGTHLLATGGRLEAARDTGISVNRIRLFAYAMSGLLCGIAGVMLVARNGGADPSLQTTYLLSSIAAVVLGGSSLSGGKASVLGTVCGAVLFTSLINGFTILGISQYYQPVAVGAVLLLAAGIARFRK; encoded by the coding sequence ATGGCACCCGCCGAGTCCCGTGCGTATGAGGGGCGCACGGAGATCCTCGCCAAGGTAGCCGAATTCGCGGCACCGCTGGCCCTGGTCGTGCTGTGGGTGGCGTTCTTCATTGCCACCCCGGACTTCCTGACGACGGACAATATCGGCGATCTGCTGGTCGCCTCAACGATCCTGACCGTGCTGGCACTCGGACAGCAGTTCGCGATCACCGTGGGCGGCATCGATCTGTCGGTCGGCGCCAACCTCCCATGGGCAGCAGCCGTTCTCGGCTACCTGGCAAGCCACGGCTACCCGATGGCGGTCGCCATTGCGGCGGCCATCCTCAGCGGGCTGGCGGTCGGCGTCGTGAACGGTGTGCTGATCGGCCGACTGCATATGACCGACTTCGTCGTCACGCTCGGCATGCTCAGCGTGCTCAATGGCATCACGCTACTGCTGACGCACGGCAATACCGAGGCCGTGAGTTCCCGCTTCCTGCAACGGCTCGCGCTAGATGGCATCGGACCGGTGCGCTGGTTCTGGCTCATGGCATTGGTGGCGGCGCTGGTCGTGGCCGGCATCATCTTCCGCACCCGGATCGGCACCCACCTGCTCGCCACCGGCGGGCGCCTGGAGGCCGCGCGCGACACCGGCATCTCGGTGAACCGGATCCGGCTGTTCGCCTATGCCATGTCCGGATTGCTGTGCGGCATAGCCGGTGTCATGCTGGTCGCCCGCAACGGCGGCGCGGATCCGTCGCTGCAGACCACCTACCTGCTGAGCTCGATCGCCGCAGTGGTGCTCGGCGGTTCGTCGCTGTCCGGCGGCAAGGCGTCGGTGCTCGGCACCGTCTGCGGTGCGGTGCTTTTCACCTCGCTGATCAACGGGTTCACCATTCTCGGCATCTCGCAGTACTACCAGCCGGTCGCCGTTGGCGCGGTGCTGCTGCTGGCCGCCGGGATTGCCCGATTCCGAAAGTAG